The Porites lutea chromosome 11, jaPorLute2.1, whole genome shotgun sequence genome includes a region encoding these proteins:
- the LOC140952374 gene encoding uncharacterized protein, with product MSRMVEINMIFVFVVTFGICGISRRLLAEEIPRQDGSEMPGSKDDPSIGRRKLSREIAKRSSDRWLKVNYSPVCFGARGDHFGRFYAPSSGKLAAIKLVHLYGYVSCATSLGRSSFSYWGCGYLKHPHSWVNELVNVVIATSANHILFPPSQFVITNEKWSKIPGYTSLSPALVLSAYAHPHSVSSGQELRLWFGEDFANRSEGDNGGRACCDVYVVYV from the exons ATGAGTCGAATGGTCGAAATTAATATGATTTTCGTTTTCGTTGTTACTTTCGGCATCTGCGGCATTTCCAGGAGGCTGTTGGCTGAGGAAATTCCCCGACAAGATGGCAGCGAAATGCCTGGCTCAAAAGATGATCCTTCGATCGGCCGGAGAAAATTATCAAGAGAGATCGCCAAAAGAAGCTCAG ATCGATGGCTAAAGGTGAATTACTCTCCAGTGTGTTTTGGAGCGAGAGGAGACCACTTTGGCAGATTTTATGCTCCATCAAGTGGAAAGTTGGCCGCCATAAAGCTGGTTCACCTGTACGGCTACGTGTCCTGTGCCACTTCCTTAGGGAGGTCCAGCTTCTCGTACTGGGGTTGTGGCTACCTCAAACATCCGCATTCTTGGGTAAACGAACTAGTGAATGTGGTCATAGCAACCTCAGCCAATCACATTCTTTTCCCACCCAGTCAGTTTGTCATCACCAATGAAAAGTGGTCCAAGATTCCAGGCTATACTTCGTTATCTCCCGCTCTTGTTCTTTCAGCTTATGCCCATCCTCACTCGGTCAGTTCCGGTCAAGAGTTACGCTTATGGTTCGGAGAGGATTTTGCGAACAGGTCCGAAGGAGACAACGGAGGAAGAGCTTGCTGTGATGTTTATGTTGTCTATGTCTAA
- the LOC140952595 gene encoding uncharacterized protein, whose amino-acid sequence MSSKNNFLVLSLLVMFNMSYLHIMGFEEYEPDSAHHRFRRNVYAMSDKPQPSSEYPVVLFSDTDYDSISNNGYYTRLKEDEYIVWGRTVADAKRDFRYRSLIVMPGRQLRFKGAFTSGNKFLSSINNITNISNVHLWMFDNQDVGGSSGIWYTQWLHWEMGFAVKVEPCSNCSAPDCGGRTCYFGTCGADRNCQCIRGYSGTNCTNRPSDFSMYPSIQYPLILFPNAYYAGTPKKVAPDTFEVFAQNSQSQLVYSYKSMRVLFRRKVTFSRVDHNQNYEIPIGGDIEDISSFMTMNEEIGDDLWINFSPAIDLSFAVKVEDIPACTNCNETGGSCFTGSCVCLPGYTGVNCDSYI is encoded by the exons ATGTCCAGCAAAAATAACTTCCTCGTCCTCTCACTGCTGGTTATGTTCAACATGTCTTATCTTCATATAATG GGATTTGAAGAATATGAACCTGACTCTGCTCATCACAGGTTTCGGAGAAATGTTTATGCCATGTCTG ATAAACCTCAACCTTCATCAGAGTACCCTGTTGTGCTGTTCTCTGACACAGATTATGACAGCATCTCAAATAATGGTTATTACACACGACTGAAAGAGGATGAGTACATTGTGTGGGGAAGAACTGTGGCTGATGCGAAACGAGACTTTCGTTATCGATCATTGATAGTTATGCCTGGAAGGCAGCTTAGGTTTAAAG GTGCCTTTACAAGTGGAAACAAATTTTTGTCCTCCATTAACAACATTACTAACATTAGCAATGTTCACTTGTGGATGTTTGATAACCAAGATGTTGGTGGATCCTCAGGGATCTGGTATACACAGTGGCTTCACTGGGAGATGGGGTTTGCCGTTAAGGTGGAGCCATGCTCAAATTGTTCAGCCCCAGACTGTGGGGGAAGAACTTGTTATTTTGGCACTTGTGGTGCTGATAGAAACTGCCAATGCATAAGGGGATACTCAGGAACCAACTGTACAAACA GACCATCAGACTTCAGTATGTACCCATCAATTCAATACCCACTTATCCTGTTTCCAAATGCATACTATGCAGGAACTCCAAAGAAAGTTGCACCAGACACATTCGAAGTTTTTGCTCAAAACAGCCAAAGCCAGCTTGTGTATTCATACAAATCCATGCGTGTTCTGTTTAGAAGGAAGGTCACCTTCTCACGTGTTGACCACAACCAGAATTACGAGATTCCCATTGGTGGAGACATAGAAGATATTTCCTCCTTCATGACCATGAATGAAGAAATTGGAGATGATTTGTGGATAAACTTTTCACCTGCAATTGACCTTAGCTTTGCTGTAAAAGTGGAAGACATTCCTGCCTGTACTAACTGTAATGAAACTGGGGGTTCTTGTTTTACTGGCAGTTGTGTTTGTCTTCCTGGCTATACTGGAGTCAACTGTGATAGCTATATCTGA